A DNA window from Natrinema amylolyticum contains the following coding sequences:
- a CDS encoding ribbon-helix-helix domain-containing protein, producing MPSERSSSADDSEHDPDMSECAICGATDSLSTYSVTQPSRDRSPISLCPTHYQVAAVLSGSRFQESAVSTDFDLQETRKITVRVPRALIESADAAAEQQSQTRSEFVRDGIQMAIELQEMEAAFDDIISQAVDSRTDAEAEGDVEFLKERIRTLESLLEESIDKI from the coding sequence ATGCCATCAGAACGATCATCCTCAGCGGACGACTCTGAGCACGACCCAGATATGAGCGAATGTGCGATCTGTGGTGCAACAGATTCACTCTCGACGTATTCAGTCACACAACCATCACGTGACAGGTCTCCGATCAGCCTCTGTCCGACGCATTATCAGGTCGCAGCTGTTCTGAGTGGCTCTCGGTTCCAGGAGTCGGCTGTTTCGACCGACTTTGATCTCCAAGAGACACGGAAAATCACTGTTCGTGTCCCACGCGCATTGATCGAGAGCGCTGACGCTGCTGCTGAACAACAGAGCCAGACACGGAGTGAGTTCGTTCGTGACGGGATACAGATGGCTATCGAACTCCAAGAGATGGAAGCGGCATTTGACGATATTATCTCCCAAGCAGTAGACTCCCGGACCGACGCAGAAGCTGAGGGTGATGTCGAGTTTCTCAAAGAGCGTATTCGAACGCTCGAGTCTCTTCTCGAAGAGAGCATCGACAAAATCTGA